CCCTAAAGGAGCGGAGTATCCTCCACCCAATCTGGCTTTTCTGGAAGTGCTGTGTGAATTCTCCTCGAAACTCCTCCGTCAGGATAAAAAAACTGTGTAAGTGTGAACACCAGTaatgatttttgtgtgtttgcgcgtgtgtgtgtgtgagggaggtgTAGTGATTGTGTTCTCacggttgttgttgtttgttacAGCCACTCATACCTGGAGAAGTTCATGACTGAgtatatgatggagaggagggAGGACGTATGGTTGCCGCTAATTGCCTACAGGAACTCTCTGCTAACGGGAGGTGATGATGATCGCATGTCTGTGACGACAGGCAGCACCACGAGCCGAGCCAGCACCGTACGCAGCAAGAGGGGTCGACCTCCGCTACACAAGAAACGCACTGACAGTGAGAAACCACTGTATAAAACATCTGTCCAAATGAATACATCTGTGctaaattattatacaaaattaatcaTCTTTATTCATGTACACGGAGCTCCATAACACAGCATCACAGAACACAGcgtcacagaacacagagttaaggactacAGTAAGTGTCCTCCCCACATAAAGTATACAAccgagtgcagacagacaacacaaaacagtgtaggacagatacacaaaacacataatgGCACCAACAAATAAACCTACTGTAaaatgtgttatacagtacaatgtgcaaaagtgagaactataaacaagatttaatttgtaaacataaacacaaagtggtgtgaaaacagcatgtaaacagtataatgtgATTATAATattggtggtgctgaagacatggaagtgaattaattgaaataagtattgtgtgtgtgtgtgtgtgtgtgtgtgtgtgtgtgtgtgtgtgtgtgtgtgtgtgtgtgtgtgtgtgtgtgtgtgtgtgtgtttgagttaaggttgtaacagttcagtaacGCAGTGAGTGAGCTCTCGAtcgtccctctgtagaacatggtcaggatggggggagggagatgggctttcctccgccttctcaggaagtagaagTGCTgctcttggtgatggagctgatgttgagtgaccaggtgaagttctctGCCAGATGAGCAAccaggaatttggtgctcttgatgatctccacagAAGATCAGTGGAGATTGGCTATTTTGTGCTTTCCTAAAGTCAACAActatctcttttgttttgtcaatgttcagagacaggttgttgctCTACACTAGACTTTTAGCTgttccacctcctctctgtatgctgactcgtcgttttTACTGATGAAACCCAACATGGTCAaatcatcagcgaacttgatgatgtggtttgagctgtgcattgctacacagttgtgagtcagcagagtgaacagcagtgggctgagcacacagccctgaggagccccagtgctcagtgtggtggtgctgaagatgTTGTTCCCGATCCAGACTGATTGAGGTCAGGAAGTCCaagatccagttgcagagggaggtgttcaggcccagtaggctcaacttctcaatcaggtgctgagggatgatcatgttgaatgctgagctaaagtctatgaacagcatttgttttcaattcaattcatgtttatttgtattgcacttttaacagtaaacactgtctcagagcagctttacacagataatgtgttcttttataatgtaagtttgtccctgatgaacaagtcggtggcgactgtggtgaaggaaaaactccctgggatgcagaaggaagaaaccttgagaggaaccagactcaagtgtagtcctgagtcagtgaaGCAGACTGTTgctattaactacagtccaaatccaaatcctcagagttcctgttcttactctggaatttcatggaaccacccaaggcgttgatgtgAAACATCACCAGCTGCACAGAATCGCCTTCAATtgaagagaacatcatccagaggcagaccaggacaaagtgggaagatgagaggagaggagcaggaacagtgatcactggtacctcaggatcATGTttaccgagagagagagaggcaggagACTGTCGAGGACTTCTGCACGGGGACGATGGTCATTGTCTCAAGGCACGTTGGCGCAACgacgctgctcagggagatgttaaagatgtcgtctgctagctgttctgcataTTCCCTAAGCACTCTTCCAGGAacgttgtctggtccagcagactttcGTAGGTTAACTCTgccctcacttcagctgtggttagacaggggtggtcttcctcacTGCCATGCTGTTCACCTCAAACCAGGcctagaagtcgttcagcgcatctgggagggaggtgtTGTAAatcttgtagtttgtgatcgcctggatgtCCTGCCTGGAAGTGActgtggattctcttggcgtgtgcgcaCTTCGCCTCACAGATGGCACGGGACattttggcccttgctgtttttaatgccgtcttgtcccctgctctgaaggtgGAGTCTTTAAGTTTTTTAGCAGCACATGCACCTTCgcggtcatccatggcttctggttgaaGCGTGTAGTGATgatcttggagatggtcacatcatcaacgcaccGTAGCTGGTCCGTGAAAAAGTgaactcctccaagttgatggaatcgctgTTGGTTGCAGCTttcctgaacatgtcccagtcagtgcactaaacagtcctgaagagcataACAGAGCTGTGGTCTGAGTAGCCACGATGGGGGCAGagctccgcacgatacgcgcaGGGGGTGTTTGCAACGAGAGGCGCGAACACACTGGATCTCGTTTAcacaaagtccacatgctgatggagtttagggagcacagtcctgagattcgcatggttaaAATCTCcagcgataataaacaatcagtcagggtgagcattctgcaggtcgctaacaGTGCTGTAGActtcacacagtgcctccttagcattagcattagctgGAGGAATGTTCACTCCGACAAGAAAccagtggtgaattcccgtggtaaataaaatggtgtGCATCTTACAGTCATGAACTCTACTAGCGTTGAGCAGTAGCAGgagacaagcacagagttcttacaccattccatgtttaatataaacacacaccaccaccaccaccgcaaGTCACCGCACAGAGCTGGCCAGCTAGGGTTAGCCTTTAGCTTTAGCCTTTAGTCACTGTTTCATATAAACAATAGGAGGGCAAAATCTctttattctattctaaaaatatttaaaggtgcattGGGTGAGTTTTCAACATTTAAGGGTTGAGtttaataatttgtttgtttgttcttggACTTTGAGCTcactttattattttgtctATGAACACAAAGCCCTGCCCCTAAAAACCTGTAGTACGGTTTAGCTTGCTAGCTTTCATTAAAAAGAAGTTCCCTGAACatcttacactatacacatgcACGATTCAGTTCACAATTATTTAGGATGTTCTCGAGCGAAGTaactgttcttttttgtttgttctaacCCTCTTGAAATACAGAGCTGATGAATTTTCTACGTAAAGAAAACCGTAAAAGTGATTTATAGAGACCGGTTCCGAGCACAGGTGTTACCTCTGTGTCCATCTCCATCACCACTAACAGATCACTCCATCTTTATTtactacttatttatttactatacacaatgtgtatataattgtgtgtgtgtgtgtgtgtgtgtgtgtgtgtgtgtgtgtgtgtgtgtgtgtgtgtgtgtgtgtgtgtgtagcagcagACGAGACCGTTGATGGATCATGGGTGATGCGTAACGACACTATTCAGACTCCCGGGGGTCTGCAGACCCCGCAGCTCACATCCACAGTGTTGAGGGAGAACCCACGCCAAGCAGCAGAACACGTCCCTGACCAGGACTCCTCTGAGCCTGGTTCTGAACCCGACTACATTCACAAGTACATGCctgcactaaacacacacacacacacacacacacacacttgaattattattaaagaattatgattcttgtgtgtgtgtgtgtgtgtgtgtgtgtgtgtgtgtgtgtgtgtgtgtgtgtgtgtgtgtgtgtgtgtgtgtgtgtgtcagttcacAGATGCAGATGTCATGGCTGGACCAGCAGAAGATGGAGGAGGTGAacaggaaagagagaggaggaatGAACTACATGAAGGCACGAAGTGGAGGAGTGCGGCAGCAAGTGTGAGTGCAGTTCGATCTTCAACTCTGTGTGTAGGACCATGGTGAAAAATTAACATGTAAACCACACTGTGTGCTGGAGTGGAGCTGGACTTAGGTGTTCTCCTCACAGGCCAAGCTTTAACTCGTACCTCTGTGTGCTTGTTTCAGACGGGGTTTAATGGAGGACGATGCCGAACCCATCTTCGAGGACGTAATGATGTCATCACGTGGACAGTTGGAGGACATGAATGAGGAATTTGAGGACACCATGGTGATTGATCTGGTGAGACATTTAATAAGATTTCATCATGAGCTCTTTGATGAAGGCAGATTTGGAAATGAGCTTCTCatatatgatttttcttttttatgtaatCTTTCAATCTCAGCCTCCATCAAGAAACAGACGAGAGCGAGCCGAACTCAGACCGGACTTTTTTGACTCTACAGCAATTATAGAAGATGATTCAGTGAGTATTTTAATAAACTACATTGGAATATTTATTAGCGGAAAAATGAGCTATTTAGTGGCATATTTATTCCTAATATCTGACACAATGTGGACATGGTGATTTTCCCCTCAGTGTGGATTTGCAGTTTACCCCTGGAGTTCTCTCGTAATGGATTAATCAGTAATCTTTTATTTCCTACATTCACAGGGTTTCGGTATGCAGATGTTTTGAAGCAAATGTGTACATTGGGTGGAGAATCACAACCAGCGATGCTGTTCTTCAGTCACACAAAGCCGACGTCTTTTATCAAAATCACAAGTTCATCAATACTTTCAAGCAAAAAAGACTGAGATGCTTTTCTCTGATCCACTCCCACGTTTTTTCACACAGATGATCGTCCTGATCGTGTTGGTGAAAAGCGCTGTGTTGATGTCTGGTTTTCATTTACTTGTAACatcagcttttttcttttttttttttttttttgtccccataaattttagttttttaaatcaAACCCTTTGTGTATTTTAAGAGTTTAGATGAGACTGTGTGAAACACTCgtgtacatactgtatcttTTGTGTATGATCAGTGTTCTCATGtggagccacacacacacacacacacacacacacacacacacacacacacacacacagggggaATGTGGAACACGCCAGGTCCAGACTGCAGTGTTTAAACTCAAACTGCTCCTTTTTCCTTCATTCAGGATGTAAACAAGTCACCACTTTACATTTTAGtgcatttcttttgtattttctctttctGGGTGAAAATTTAGATTAAATGAAACTTTGTGTCTTGTGTTCCCGCAGTAGCACATTTACGCTCCTGTGTGTTACAGAGACTCGATGTGACAACCGACTAAGTTTCATTCAGTCTCATGTCATTACAGAGTCAGACGCCTGGTTAGGACCGTGCCTATAGATCACACTacatctctctcgctctcttacacacacacacacacacacacacacacacacacacacacacacactcgtgtgCATCACAcattcattccacatttttacCTTTAAAGGTATTTAAAaggtatttttatttcaataaatttgCCACAaaattgtagttttttttttttgcctccatgttttttttttttctcatgtctCCAGACTTCAGCGTAAATTGTTCACATCCAGATGAAACTCTAATGTACACCGTTTTTAATTTAGTTCCAAATAAGTTCATGTTTGGTGAGATGTAGAAACTGTGCATTAAGAAGAAAATTCAGTGGGTTTTTACTGTTCAGGGTCAAAACCTGGTTCATATTTTCAGGACATTGTTCTCCTGACATCTTGCTTGGAGTATTGACTGAATAGATTTTATGTAGAAATCTACATTTTGTTTCAGTGTTgttaagtaaaaacaaatacattttaataaaatgattattcaTAAAATGCTCCGCTCTGGATTTTTATCAGAAAACTAAGAactggagagagaatgaaaaaataatctGCAGGAATGTTCTGTTTTGGACAAAAGatttacaaacacaaatatgtaAGTGAGAGAAACACACCTCAGATACACTTCAGGTGTGAATCGGGGCTGGAAAAATCCACATCAGAAGACGTGTTAGGGAGTGTTTTCTCACCAGTAGGCGGCGCTATGCTATTCCATGATCCTGACTGCAAGTGTCAGTGTGGAGTTTTACAGGTTCTCTGTGTTCATGTTGGTACTCTTCAGGTTCACTGGTTTCCTTccgccagtgtgtgtgtgtgtgtgtgtgtgagtgagagagagagagaaataatttattttaattgtataatttgGAAATTGGAAAGTGTTTTGGCTGAGCGGTGATTAATGTTTGATGTGTGTACGTCACTTCTGGGGGAGGGGgagagggggggggggaggGAGGGGGTATCACTGAGGCCCCGCCCGTTTCGTGTTAATGTAACCATGGGAAACCAGTCGGTCGCGAAAGTCGGCTCTGTGCTCGCGAGAGCTGCAGTGAGTTCTCGCGAGACTGGGCCACAGCGCCCCCTCCCTGTGCTATGCGGAGAGAGAAGGGAGGAGAAGCGCTTAGCGTTAGCAGcttttcaaacacaaacacatttctgaGTCTCCGGATCGGATTTTCTCCCGCAGGAGTTCGGACGCGGCCCGGGGACGCCTTTACGCTCCTTTTCCCCGGATTGAGTGCGTGATTGCGGCTGGAAGAAGCGGGAGCCGCGGGAAAGGAGCTGAGGGAAGAAAGCGGCCTGTTTTGTTCCTGATATCGGAGCCGCAGTTCGCTCGCGCGCCCGGTTCTGCACATCTCcccgtttttgttttttttttccttctgcccTCACAGGGTGCCGGTGCGCGCTGTGATTCGTTCCGCGGTGCTGCTGCTTACTGAGCGGAACCGATTTTCGGCGTTTCGGGAGAACTTGGAGGAGAAGCGGCCTGGTTTGTTTTTGCAACTGCGGCGCCATGAACAATAACATACACCGCGCTTAACGGCTTCATCCGCCTCCGCTCCACGGTGTGTGCCGCACAGACCTCAGCTGGACTGCGGGGAGTCCCCCggagcgcgtgtgtgtgtgtgagtctgtttACAGGACCAGGAGGTGGTGTGGGTTCGGAGCTCCGTTTCTGCTGCACCGTGTGACTTCCTGCGCGGTGTGTAGGCGCGCGCGCTCGCTCTCTCCGCTCCTCACCgcggatgtgtgtgtggtgtatttgGGACGTAGCCGGAGCGCGTGCACGATATTTCTCCGGGATGAGGATCATTTGTGGCTGTTTCCTGCCATGGAAGCGGGAGCGCGCGTGCACGGCGTAACGGCGGCGGACGCGCTGTGTGTGGAGGAGACACGCCGCATCACGCCGCACGTCTGAACTGTTCGCGTCGGACCGAGCGTGTACACGTGCATTTAACTCAGGGATCGTGCACTGCGCGATTATTCACACTGAGCTCATCAACAGCGTCACgtcactgagtgtgtgtgtgtgagtgtgtgtgtgtgtgtgtgtgtgtgtccggaTCCTGACCCCCCcctcccctctccctcctgtGCGGACATGAACCCGGTAAACGCCACGGCTCTGTTCGTGTCCGCGTGCCGCTCGGTGCTGCTGTGCGACCCCCAGGACCCTCAGGCTCTGTCTGAGCTCCACAGACTGCTGCCATTCTTCAGACAGTCTCTGTCCTGCCTGGTGTGCGGTACGTGTCCACTTCCGGTCTCTGCTCCGCTCTTTCATCTAACACCGCCGACCACTGCACGCGCCCTGTCTACAAATCACTGCACGTCTGCCTGTGtgcgcgtttgtgtgtgtgtgtatgtgtatgtgtgcgcgtgtgcatgtgtatgtgtgtgtatgcatgtctgtgtatctgtgtgcatgtgtttgtgtgtgtctgtgtgcgtgtgtgtatccatgtgtgtttgtgtgtatgcgcatgcgtgtctgtgtgtgcgcgtatgcatgcgtgtctgtgtgtgcgcgtatgcatgcgtgtctgtgtgtgcgcgtgtgatCCGATGTTTGTTGTGTGATCTGATGTGATTAGACTACCGAGTAAATGAAGTGGAGCAGCAGCCTGTTGGAGTTGGTGTAAGGATTATTGCACCACAGCGCCCTCTATTGGTGGCCCCATGCAGCTGCTGCACTCTGTTCTACAGTAGAGAGATTTCTCTCCAGATTCTGTCTCATTTTTGTCTCGTGTGTTTCTCCTGCAGGGAATCTGCTCCAGAATCCGATCGCTCCGACCAACTCCTCGTGCCAGCATTATGTCTGCAAAGCGTGCAAGgggaagaagatgatgatgaagccgTCGTGCAGTTGGTGTAAAGACTACGAGCAGTTTGAGGAGAACAGGCAACTGTGTATTCTGGTGGACTGCTACAGGAAGTTGTGTGAATACATCGCAGGTTCTCCTCTCGCCAAGCTTATTTCCAGTGAAGTGGGCGGAGATCCCGACATTCTGGCTCTGCTTAATGAGGGTCTCTCATCTGAGCACACGGGAGGAGACGAGGGTTTCCTTCTAAACCTGCCGCATCGCTCTCCCGATCCCTCGAGCTCGAACACTCCTCCTGAAGATCTCCAGTCCCTGTGTTTGACTGAGATCAAGCAGCAGCCGCCGAGCCCGCTGGGAGTAAACGGTCTTCGGGACTGTAACGGGCTGAGCAACATGGACGAGCTGACGAGCGGCTTGCCCTCGCCACACACCAGCGTCTCGGTGGAGGTCGGCAgcgagatggtgaagcaggaggACTTCAGCAGTGAGATTCCGGTGTGTGAAGTCGTGGCAACGACCGAAGAAGAGCTCTGTCACCCCAGCATGGATATGTGTGAGTTTGGAGAGGATATTAAACATGCAGGTGGAACTCTCTTACTGAGCGTGGAGGAGGTGCTAAGGACTCTGGAGCCCGATCCCATTCCTCAGGTGGGGTGTTCCACTATTCTCCACCGAGCCTCAGTGCTTCAGGGAATATAAACGGACCCTTTGGATGTTCTGCTGCCTCGGCTGACTCTTCCCGACCGCTTCCCTCGCTTCCCCTCGACTCTGCAGGGGTGTTAGTTCCTCAGCATCCTCATCACAACCCACAGCCGTCCTTGGGAATTTCCTGTTCCGCTGTAACTCCCAAAGTTCCACGCTCTAACCGCAAGCGCTCACGCTCTGAGAGTGACAGTGAGAAGATCCAGCCCCTGCCTATCTCCACCATCATCAGAGGGCCGGCTCTTGGTGCCTCGGTCCCCGTTACTATAAAGTGTGAACCTAAAGCTCTGACGCTCACCACACCCAACATGACCGCCGTCCTGAACGGTGGAGGACTTCCCAAAGTGGGCAAAGCTCTGATTGTGCCCAATAAACCCGTCAAGAAGAGCATTGAGCAGCACGGACCCAAAAAGGCGTACGCGAAGTCCAAACAGAGCGCCCCGAAAACGAAAGACAAGACGAAAGAGCGACTGGTGAGTAATCCTCTGGTGCCGGGGAGTCCCACCAAGGTGGTGTACAAGAAAGTGCAGGAGAAGAAGGGCTGTAAATGTGGCAGGGCCACCCAAAACCCAAGTGTTCTTACATGTCGGGGTCAGCGCTGCCCCTGCTACTCCAACCGCAAGGCCTGTCTGGACTGCATATGCCGCGGCTGCCAGAACTCCTACATGGCCAACGGTGAGAAGAAACTGGAAGCGTTCGCGGTGCCCGAGAAAGCCC
This sequence is a window from Silurus meridionalis isolate SWU-2019-XX chromosome 21, ASM1480568v1, whole genome shotgun sequence. Protein-coding genes within it:
- the msl2b gene encoding LOW QUALITY PROTEIN: E3 ubiquitin-protein ligase MSL2b (The sequence of the model RefSeq protein was modified relative to this genomic sequence to represent the inferred CDS: deleted 2 bases in 1 codon); this encodes MNPVNATALFVSACRSVLLCDPQDPQALSELHRLLPFFRQSLSCLVCGNLLQNPIAPTNSSCQHYVCKACKGKKMMMKPSCSWCKDYEQFEENRQLCILVDCYRKLCEYIAGSPLAKLISSEVGGDPDILALLNEGLSSEHTGGDEGFLLNLPHRSPDPSSSNTPPEDLQSLCLTEIKQQPPSPLGVNGLRDCNGLSNMDELTSGLPSPHTSVSVEVGSEMVKQEDFSSEIPVCEVVATTEEELCHPSMDMCEFGEDIKHAGGTLLLSVEEVLRTLEPDPIPQVGCSTIPPSLSASGNINGPFGCSAASADSSRPLPSLPLDSAGVLVPQHPHHNPQPSLGISCSAVTPKVPRSNRKRSRSESDSEKIQPLPISTIIRGPALGASVPVTIKCEPKALTLTTPNMTAVLNGGGLPKVGKALIVPNKPVKKSIEQHGPKKAYAKSKQSAPKTKDKTKERLVSNPLVPGSPTKVVYKKVQEKKGCKCGRATQNPSVLTCRGQRCPCYSNRKACLDCICRGCQNSYMANGEKKLEAFAVPEKALEQTRLTLGINLTSIAMKNPGSGGGGTPGALNVTSAAGSPMASFLSAGPHEDEALDMRFDC